In Manis pentadactyla isolate mManPen7 chromosome 8, mManPen7.hap1, whole genome shotgun sequence, the following are encoded in one genomic region:
- the FAM170B gene encoding LOW QUALITY PROTEIN: protein FAM170B (The sequence of the model RefSeq protein was modified relative to this genomic sequence to represent the inferred CDS: inserted 1 base in 1 codon; substituted 2 bases at 2 genomic stop codons) yields MSFHLSGTVKREELSPSGPAIPCEDDICFPSGAXGVLSWSSFPSSQASSEYQSYSQYQSCYSCMCKDEDAARXSVCAFYTHVQTVQGVAVAWETETGFESVSRKPHIHEAEFIKRQRRKVSSFEMSSNTNLHWLLEASKNDCSPEADDLELLDSLEGCLQESWDTLDWLVTMNSGLRCVDCCQVFPTLEALLQHAQYGIQEGFSCQIFFEEMLERRQARDKXQELEEEDQSPSDSSGCLTPHVRVL; encoded by the exons ATGTCTTTCCACCTCTCAGGGACTGTAAAGAGAGAGGAGTTATCTCCATCGGGGCCAGCCATTCCCTGCGAGGATGACATCTGCTTCCCCAGCGGGGCTTGAGGTGTGCTGAGCTGGAGCAGCTTCCCGTCATCCCAGGCCTCCTCTGAGTACCAGTCTTACTCCCAGTACCAGTCTTGCTATTCCTGCATGTGCAAAGATGAGGACGCTGCCCGGTAAAGTGTGTGTGCCTTCTACACCCACGTGCAGACTGTGCAGGGTGTGGCAGTGGCCTGGGAGACCGAGACCGGCTTTGAGTCAGTTAGCAGGAAGCCCCACATTCATGAAGCCGAATTCATCAAGAGGCAGAGGAGAAAAGTCTCCTCCTTTGAGATGTCTTCCAACACCAACCTGCACTGGCTCCTGGAAGCCAGCAAGAATGACTGTTCCCCAGAGGCAGATGACTTGGAGCTGCTGGACTCCCTGGAGGGCTGCCTGCAGGAGTCGTGGGACACTCTGGACTGGTTGGTCACCATGAACTCTGGGCTGCGCTGTGTGGACTGCTGCCAGGTCTTCCCCACGCTGGAGGCACTGCTGCAGCACGCCCAGTATGGCATCCAAGAGGGCTTCAGCTGCCAGATCTTTTTTGAGGAGATGCTGGAGAGAAGGCAGGCCCGGGACA tgcaggagctggaggaggaggaccAGAGCCCTTCAGACAGCAGTGGATGTCTCACACCCCATGTCAGGGTACTTTAA